The Dyadobacter sandarakinus DNA window ACACGAAGGATCATCCGGTAATCGGCCGTATTTACATCTACCGGAAATTGTTCGAGATTGCGCAATGCCCAGCCAAGCTTTGGATCTACCTCAATGTCCAGATGCGGGTTTGCGTCATCCAGTATTTCCTGAACATCAAAACCGTAAAAGCGCATCAGCCAGTCGGCCTGGTACAACCGGTTTTCACGCACCATCGAAACCTGACTGCCAATGCCCGGCAGCCGCTTGTCATTGCTGATGGGTACATAGCCCGAGTAGTAAACCCTTTTCAGTGAATAATCCTTGTAAAAGGCACTTGCCGTATGCAGGATCTCCTGGTCTGATTCGGGCGTGGCGCCTATGACCATCTGGGTACTTTGGCCGGCCGGAACAAACTTGGGAGTACTTTTGATCAGCGCCTTTTCACTGGAAAACTGAGTAATATTCTGCTGAATGAAATGGAGCGGCTTTTTTACATCTTCATGTGATTTCTCGGGGGCCAGCAGCTTTAAACCATTTTCTGTGGGCATTTCGAGGTTAATGCTCATTCTGTCGGCGTACAAGCCGGCTTCTTTCAGCAACTCCTCACTTGCACCGGGAATGGTTTTGAGGTGAATGTAGCCATTGAAATTTTCTTCTGTCCGCAGTTTTTTGACAATCCTCACGAGCCTTTCCATCGTGTAATCCGCATTTTTGAAAATGCCCGAACTCAGAAAAAGCCCTTCGATGTAATTTCTACGGTAAAAATTAATGGTAAGCTCCACGACCTCCTCCACGGTAAAAGCTGCGCGCTTTACGTCGTTGCTGCGGCGGGAGACACAAAAGGCACAATCGTATATGCAGTGGTTGGTCAGTAATATTTTCAGCAGCGACACGCACCTGCCGTCCTCCGTGTAGCTGTGGCAAATGCCCATTCCGGTAGCATCGCCCAAGCCTTTGTTCTCATTTTTCCGGTTACTGCCGCTCGAAGAGCAGGATACATCGTACTTGGCCGCATCGGCCAAAATTCCCAGCTTTTCTCTGATCCGCTCGTACATCCTAATTTCTTTAAAGTCGTTTAGCCTTGAAATATTGTGGCAGGCATGGCAGTTATAAGAACGTTATCCGAATGCGTTCAGTTTCTAAAAATATCATTTTTTTGGTACTAATACAATCAAATCCGGGGAAAATAAGGGGTAGGGGATTTTACTTCCTGTGGGTCATGGCGTGCTGCCTGATTATAGCTTTCAGCTTTCAATGTGCTGCCCAGTCGGACGGGCCGAAGGTGTCGCGGTACAATGGAAAAGTAAGCCAGCAGTACGCCATCAACAGAAATACCCCGATTGTGGATCATGCAACCGGGAGGCGCATGCCCTATGATGCCTACGATCAGCTCCTCAAACGCAATCCCGGGCAATACCTGACCCAGCCGCTCATTGATAAATATGGACAGGCATCGTCGTTTGAGGTCATTCGCAGGAGCCAGGTGTATGTGCAAAGCAATGGTGCAGTCATGCACAATCCCGACCTGATGCCGGAAGTAGGAGAACCGCTTGCGCCATTTGTCATGACCGGTCTGGATGGCAAACAGTATGACTCGGAAAAGCTGCGCGGCAAATACGTACTACTGGGATTCTGGGTGCGGTATGAGAAGCCGCTTTATACCCTGGCAAGTACCCGCGTGATTTCAGCATTTCTGGAAGAAAACCGGCGGAAGGGCATTGAAATCGTTTCCTTAGGTACCACGCTGAACACCGAGGAGGAATGCCTCCGGGCAATCCCGAAACGAAATTGCGGGTTTGTGCCCGTACCGGAATCTTACGGCTTCAACCATCGCTATCAGATCAGCGAAACACCTTACTTCATCCTGCTCGACCGCAATGGAATCGTCAAAGCCATGGCGCCGCATACCGAGTTCTCAAAAATCAGTGAATTGATCCTGAAATAAATTCCACCCGTGCAGCGAGATTCCAGGCAGCAGCATGAGGAAATGAGGATGGAAATTGGTTTTTTTGCCGGTATCACTCAGACGAGCCACCGGCCGGAAGGTCACAACAAAAATCCGCAATGAACATTATCAAAAGCCGCGAGCTTGCCTCCATGCTGGCCACAGACCATCCCGTGATTATCGATGCCCGGGGCGGAGCAGATGCATTGGAACGCTACAACCAGGAACACCTGGAAAATGCCCAGTTTGTCGACCTGGAAACAGAATTGTCGGACAAAGCAGCGGACCCTGCCAGTGGCGGCCGTCACCCGCTCCCGCAGCCCGACGATTTTGGCAAGTTCCTGGGTACCCTGGGCATTCGTCCGGCGTCGACCGTGGTGGTGTATGATGATAAAAATGGTGCAAATGCAGCTGCGCGCTTCTGGTGGATGCTGAAAGCGGCGGGTCACGAGAAAGTATATGTGGTAAGTGGCGGCTTGCAGGCAATCAAGGCTGCCGGGCTTCCGGTAACCGCTGCCGTCTCGGATGTCAAACCTGCTGAAAACTATCCGATTGAAAACTGGACACTCCCGACCGTGCCGCTGGAAGTCGTTAAAGATGTTTCCGAAAAGCCGGAATACCTGGTGATCGATGTACGGGAGAACTACCGATATCAGGGAGAGGGGGAACCGATCGATCTGGTTGCAGGGCATATTCCGGGAGCCATCAACATACCGTACATGTCCAATCTGGACGAGGAAGGCGTATTCCTGCCTGCAGCAGCGCTGGCTGCCAAGTACAAGCTTGCTTTCGGCGATATCGATGTTTCCCGTGTGATCGTGCATTGTGGCTCGGGCGTAACTGCCTGCCATACTTTACTGGCACTGGCAGAGGCTGGCCTGGAAGGAGCAAGTCTTTATGTAGGATCATGGAGCGAATGGTCGCGTAACAGTCTGCCGATGGCGAAAGGCGAATAAGCCGGCATTTTCACGGCATCAATCCTTGCGCAAAGTCTTTGCACTCAGACCTGTTTTCACTTGTAAGAAAGCACAGGCATCAGTCCTGTGCTTTTAAAATACAAAAAAGGAGCTGCCGGAAAAATTGGCGGGACTATTGGGGTAAAACAGATGCCTGACCTACAATGCTTTGGATTTCCTTTACATAAATAGGTTTACGCACATAATCAATGATAAATTCCGAGGCCAGTGCACGTTTGTAGTCCTCGGGATCGGTGGAGGAGCTGGTCATGAAAATAGGGATATTCCTGGCCAGTTCACGATGCAGAACTGCATATTCATCAAGAAACTGCCACCCGTCCAGGATCGGCATATTGATATCCAGCAGGATCAGTTGCGGAAGTGTCCCCGGCTGTTCCCGGTTTGCTTCCAGGAAGTCAATCGCTTCCTGCCCATTTTCAAAGTACAGGGTTTGCCGCGTCACCTGCGCTTTTTCGATCATTTTCTTCAGCAGAAACGTAAACACGGGGTCATCATCGATCACACAGAGCGTGTCAAGCATATTCATTGAACGTAATTTTGAAAGTAGTACCCTGGTTAACCTTGCTTGAGACCTGAATCCGGCCCCCCTGTGCCTCTATCTGGTTTTTGATGAGGAACAATCCCACGCCATTTGCTTCCTTGTGCTTATGAAAGGTTTTGTACAGGCCAAAGATCTTGTCCGCATGAAGGTCCAGGTTAATCCCTTTTCCATTATCCATGTATTCCAGCTCTTTTACGCCCTCTTCATTTACATACATTTTCAATGCAATCTGCGCAGGCTCATT harbors:
- a CDS encoding sulfurtransferase, with the protein product MNIIKSRELASMLATDHPVIIDARGGADALERYNQEHLENAQFVDLETELSDKAADPASGGRHPLPQPDDFGKFLGTLGIRPASTVVVYDDKNGANAAARFWWMLKAAGHEKVYVVSGGLQAIKAAGLPVTAAVSDVKPAENYPIENWTLPTVPLEVVKDVSEKPEYLVIDVRENYRYQGEGEPIDLVAGHIPGAINIPYMSNLDEEGVFLPAAALAAKYKLAFGDIDVSRVIVHCGSGVTACHTLLALAEAGLEGASLYVGSWSEWSRNSLPMAKGE
- a CDS encoding putative DNA modification/repair radical SAM protein, whose protein sequence is MYERIREKLGILADAAKYDVSCSSSGSNRKNENKGLGDATGMGICHSYTEDGRCVSLLKILLTNHCIYDCAFCVSRRSNDVKRAAFTVEEVVELTINFYRRNYIEGLFLSSGIFKNADYTMERLVRIVKKLRTEENFNGYIHLKTIPGASEELLKEAGLYADRMSINLEMPTENGLKLLAPEKSHEDVKKPLHFIQQNITQFSSEKALIKSTPKFVPAGQSTQMVIGATPESDQEILHTASAFYKDYSLKRVYYSGYVPISNDKRLPGIGSQVSMVRENRLYQADWLMRFYGFDVQEILDDANPHLDIEVDPKLGWALRNLEQFPVDVNTADYRMILRVPGIGVSSAKKIVQARKFGRLHRDQLVKIGISFNKAKHFIRFADSPFQLRDYESSHIRNIILSESKSKYLRTAHNQLSLF
- a CDS encoding response regulator; translation: MNMLDTLCVIDDDPVFTFLLKKMIEKAQVTRQTLYFENGQEAIDFLEANREQPGTLPQLILLDINMPILDGWQFLDEYAVLHRELARNIPIFMTSSSTDPEDYKRALASEFIIDYVRKPIYVKEIQSIVGQASVLPQ
- a CDS encoding TlpA family protein disulfide reductase translates to MACCLIIAFSFQCAAQSDGPKVSRYNGKVSQQYAINRNTPIVDHATGRRMPYDAYDQLLKRNPGQYLTQPLIDKYGQASSFEVIRRSQVYVQSNGAVMHNPDLMPEVGEPLAPFVMTGLDGKQYDSEKLRGKYVLLGFWVRYEKPLYTLASTRVISAFLEENRRKGIEIVSLGTTLNTEEECLRAIPKRNCGFVPVPESYGFNHRYQISETPYFILLDRNGIVKAMAPHTEFSKISELILK